GGCCCCACGCGATGTTTGCGTGGGGCTGATGCTTTCCATCATCGGTGCGACGCCACCGCGGTGCACCTCTCGACGCGAACTTCAATGCATTCGATCAACCCATTCCGCCGCACTTCGCAGGCTCAGGCCGCCGATTCCACTCCAGCGCGCAGCAACGTCCCCGCCTACGCCACGCCCCGCGGCAGGAGCCTGCACGGCAGCCACGGCGCAGCGGCATTGCCGGATTGTTCGGGCTGCGCCGCTCGCCCGCCAATGCCGGCGGGCCTGCCGCTGCACGCCCCAACATCCGTGCCGGCACGTCCACTGGCCCATCGCGCACGGCGCCAAACAGCCCACTCCATGTACACGCCCCCGCGCTGGAAAGCCCACTGCACGGCGCCGCCGCCGTGAATGCGCGCATCGCCGGTTCCGGTGTCCGCCTGGCCCTGGAAGCGTGGCACGCGCAGATGCTTACCCGGATTGCCGACTACCGCCCGGCAAACCCGCCTGCCCACTTCAATGCGGAACGACAGCTCAACGTTGCACTGACGCACATCGAAGACGTAGCGCGAGGGCGTCGAGAGCCCGCAGACAAGATCGAACTGAAAGCGACGCCCGTGCTCCATCTGCCGGATCTCGTCTCCGAAATCGCACACCTCAAGACGCTCCACCTGTCGGATTGCGACTTGCGCGAGTTGCCGCATGATCTGGGCAACCTTGGCCTGCTGGAGACGCTCAAGCTGCACGACAACCAACGCTTGCATGCGGTGCCCGACACGCTCGGGCAGCTGTCGAGCCTGAAACATCTTGAAATCGTGGGAAGTGGCGTGCGCGAGTTGCCGGCCATGCACGGTCTGGCGAACCTGGAGCACCTTGCCATCCAGCATTCACCGCTCACCTGGCTGCCGCGCGACATCGGCAACGCACGCAAACTGAAAACACTGTCTCTTGCGCATACCTATCTCCGCGAAATACCTGCCAGCATCGGCAATCTGTCGAAGCTCACCGAACTGAACCTCCACAACAACGTAGGCCTGACTTCGGTGCCTGATTCCATTGGGCAACTGCGTCATCTGAAAACGCTCGATCTCTCCGACTGTCCGCAGCTCCGTGCCGTGCCGGCGTCGGTCGGAAAACTACACCAGATCAAGACCCTCGATCTGCGTGGCTGCACGGGCCTCACCATGCAGGGTCTGCCGAAATCGCTCATCACCCCGATGCCCGGCCGCAAGGTGCACTTCCCGGAACATCTGCGCACCGAAATCGGCAAGGTGCGTGAAGAATGGGCGATGAAGAATGCGCCGCGCCTTCAACTGCTGCAGGCCGACATCGAGCGCAAGAACGAAGAGATGGAAAACGCCGTCTTCGGTTCGGCAAGCGACATGAATGACGGCCAATTGTTCTCGGTCGCGTTTCGACTGAAGCATGCCCATGACAAGTTGCCCGAAGTGAGGAATCAGGCCCTGCGCAATCCGGCAGCCCCGCAGGCCGATGCGTCTGCCGCCATGCGGCAGGCGTTGGCCAACGCGTTCAACGTTGAGCCCGATCGCGAGGTGTTCGCACGTTTGGATATCGCTGCACGTGCATTGCCGCGCGCCCTGCAGCATGAACTGGCCGATCTGGTGGCCTCCAGCTCGGGGCGTCAACTGGTGATCGCCATTGGCGAAGGTGCATTTGGCGTGCGAGGCTCCAGCCGGCTGCAGCAGATGCTTCCCGCGTTCGCGCAGAAGATTGCCAACCACGCGCAGATCCAGAGTCTGCGCGAACAGGCAAGGCGTCCTCTGTCAACCAGCCCTGCGCACCAGGTGGCTGCACAGCTGGTACCGATTGTTCAGCAGTTGTGGACCGCCACGCAGGCCCAGGCCGCACTCGCGGCGCTTGCACAACCATTGCAGACTGAACTGAAATCGCTGCTGGCCTCAGAAGCTGGCCGCCAGTTCGTGTTGGACCTCAGCAAGGTGGCCGAGGGTGCCAAGGGAACGAGCACGCTCAGGCGGCTTCTGCCGCAATTGGCCACGCGGATTGCGCACGACCCGAAGGCGCAGGCCCTTCACCGGCTGGCACGGCAGGATCAACACGGCACTGCAGACGAACGCCGGGAAGGCCTTGCGCTGGCACTGCTTCCCATCGCCCAGCACCACTGGAATGCGCTTGCGCAGCAAGGCGTCGCCGAGCCGTCAAACCGCCGTTGACCGCGTTGCCGCGAGCACAAACAGAAAAGCCTCCCGACGGGAGGCTCTTTTTCTGCTGCATTGGCAAGTGGCCTTACAGCGCCACCACACGCGGGGTCAGCAGAAACAAGCGCTGGAACCGCTGGCCAGTCGTCTGGTCATGCCGGAACAGCGCCCCCAGCAACGGGATCTTCGAAAGCCCGGGCACAGCATCCACACCCTTGGTCTGCTGGTCAACCGAGTAACCGGCGATCAGCAGGCTTTCGCCTTCGTTGATGAGTGCCTGGGTGTCGATCTCGCTCTTGTTCACCACCGGCAGGTTGCCGACCATCTGACTGGTGATCTGGCCATCCTCAATATGGATGTTCATCCGAATGCGCGACGTGCCGCCATCGGTCACCACCATCGGCAACACGCGCAGCGACACGCCCGCCGAAATACTGTACAGATCCGCCGACTGATACCCCGCCACCGGCACGTAGAAATTCTGCTTGCTGTCCATGATGGCCTCGGTGTTGTCGAGCGTGGCCACCTTAGGGCTCGCGGTAATGTGCGCCTGGTTGGTCTGCTGCAACGCGCTGATACGCGCCATCAGGTAACGCGATGCCCCACCGATCACGGCGGTCAACACACCCCCCGTTGGCGTAGCGGCAATGGCCGCAGCGGCATTGGCCGTGGTGGTGACCGCATCGAGCGAGCCCGGATTGGACAATTGCGTGTTCGTGCCAGAACCGGTCTGCAAGTCGACGTGGCTGTTGTGCAGACGCCAGTCAACGCCGAGGTCTTCCAATGCGCTCTCGCTGATCTCGATGATATTGGCGCTGATCTCCAGCACAGCCGGGCGTGTGTCCAGCGATTCAATCAACGATTGGTGGGCCGCCATGCGGTCTGCGCGGTCTCGTACGAGCACCGAGTTGCTGCGCGGGTCTGCATGGATGATCGGGGCGCTGCCGCCGTCTTCCTGGAATGCATCCGTACGGCTGCGGCCTTCGCCGCTGGGCAGCGGTGCCACAGCGCCACCACCGGCATATTGGCCGATACCGCCAGGCGGCAGAGGCGCCTTGCCGCCACTGCGATCATTACCGCCCAGGCCAGAAAGCGCACGCGTGCCACCACGGCCTGCGTTCGCCTCGCCGGGGGCGACGCTGTCGACGCGACGGTCACTGCCGCGCTGCGGGGTGTTCTCCGTGCTCGGTGCGTTGTTGCCGTACATGCTGTTCAGGATGGACGCGACACCGCGGATGGTGATGGACTGGCCGTCCACCATCATGGTGTGGTCCGTGGCCCAGGCATAGCGCAGCGGGAAGGAACGTACGACGGTGCGGTTGGCGTCCTCGCGGCCGC
This is a stretch of genomic DNA from Ralstonia wenshanensis. It encodes these proteins:
- a CDS encoding leucine-rich repeat domain-containing protein, whose protein sequence is MFGLRRSPANAGGPAAARPNIRAGTSTGPSRTAPNSPLHVHAPALESPLHGAAAVNARIAGSGVRLALEAWHAQMLTRIADYRPANPPAHFNAERQLNVALTHIEDVARGRREPADKIELKATPVLHLPDLVSEIAHLKTLHLSDCDLRELPHDLGNLGLLETLKLHDNQRLHAVPDTLGQLSSLKHLEIVGSGVRELPAMHGLANLEHLAIQHSPLTWLPRDIGNARKLKTLSLAHTYLREIPASIGNLSKLTELNLHNNVGLTSVPDSIGQLRHLKTLDLSDCPQLRAVPASVGKLHQIKTLDLRGCTGLTMQGLPKSLITPMPGRKVHFPEHLRTEIGKVREEWAMKNAPRLQLLQADIERKNEEMENAVFGSASDMNDGQLFSVAFRLKHAHDKLPEVRNQALRNPAAPQADASAAMRQALANAFNVEPDREVFARLDIAARALPRALQHELADLVASSSGRQLVIAIGEGAFGVRGSSRLQQMLPAFAQKIANHAQIQSLREQARRPLSTSPAHQVAAQLVPIVQQLWTATQAQAALAALAQPLQTELKSLLASEAGRQFVLDLSKVAEGAKGTSTLRRLLPQLATRIAHDPKAQALHRLARQDQHGTADERREGLALALLPIAQHHWNALAQQGVAEPSNRR
- the sctC gene encoding type III secretion system outer membrane ring subunit SctC, encoding MAAAIAVLSLAGSAAAAVIPWQSQKFEYVADRKDVKDVLRDLGASQHVMTWISPQVEGSVTGNFNETPQRFLDRMAATFGFAWYYDGAVLRVTGANEAQSATIALQRASTAQVKRALTRLGVTDPRFPVLYDDETGSVVVSGPPRLVELVQDIARLIDRGREDANRTVVRSFPLRYAWATDHTMMVDGQSITIRGVASILNSMYGNNAPSTENTPQRGSDRRVDSVAPGEANAGRGGTRALSGLGGNDRSGGKAPLPPGGIGQYAGGGAVAPLPSGEGRSRTDAFQEDGGSAPIIHADPRSNSVLVRDRADRMAAHQSLIESLDTRPAVLEISANIIEISESALEDLGVDWRLHNSHVDLQTGSGTNTQLSNPGSLDAVTTTANAAAAIAATPTGGVLTAVIGGASRYLMARISALQQTNQAHITASPKVATLDNTEAIMDSKQNFYVPVAGYQSADLYSISAGVSLRVLPMVVTDGGTSRIRMNIHIEDGQITSQMVGNLPVVNKSEIDTQALINEGESLLIAGYSVDQQTKGVDAVPGLSKIPLLGALFRHDQTTGQRFQRLFLLTPRVVAL